In a single window of the Raphanus sativus cultivar WK10039 chromosome 9, ASM80110v3, whole genome shotgun sequence genome:
- the LOC108823850 gene encoding alpha-(1,4)-fucosyltransferase, with product MPMRHLNAIATLLMMFFTLLILSFTGILEFPSASTSLPHPNSSSSSDDDAVSSDPFGDVLVAFRKWDSEVGCARFRENHHKDSIRGGNVSSGSLQESAGSGCNKLKMDHVRVLVKGWTWIPDNLENLYYCRCGMTCLWTKSAILSDSPDALLFETTTPPLQRRVGEPLRVYMELEAGRKRSGREDIFISYHAKDDVQTTYAGALFHNNRNYHISSHKNNDVLVYWSSSRCLSHRDRLAKTLLDLIPHHSFGKCLNNVGGGLNSALSMYPECVADSNAEPKWYDHLHCAMSHYKFVLAIENTATESYVTEKLFYALDSGSVPIYFGAPNVQDFVPPHSVIDGSKFGSMKELAAYVKRLGDDPVAYSEYHAWRRCGVVGNYGRTRAVSLDTLPCRLCEEVSRRGGKNARV from the exons ATGCCGATGAGACACCTCAACGCAATCGCGACTTTGCTAATGATGTTCTTCACTCTCCTGATCCTCTCTTTCACCGGCATTCTCGAATTCCCCTCCGCCTCCACCTCGCTTCCCCATCCCaattcctcctcctcctccgacgaTGACGCCGTATCGTCGGATCCGTTCGGAGACGTCTTGGTGGCGTTTAGAAAATGGGACTCGGAAGTGGGCTGCGCTAGGTTCAGGGAGAATCATCACAAGGATTCGATCCGAGGAGGCAATGTCAGTTCCGGTTCGTTACAAGAATCCGCCGGGTCGGGTTGTAATAAGTTGAAGATGGATCACGTTAGGGTTTTGGTGAAAGGGTGGACTTGGATTCCGGATAATTTGGAGAATCTGTATTATTGTCGGTGTGGGATGACTTGTCTGTGGACTAAATCAGCTATTCTGTCTGATTCGCCTGACGCTTTGTTGTTCGAAACGACAACTCCTCCGTTACAG AGACGTGTTGGAGAGCCACTCCGGGTGTACATGGAGCTAGAGGCAGGAAGAAAACGTTCAGGCCGTGAAGATATATTCATCAGCTACCATGCCAAAGACGATGTCCAAACAACTTACGCTGGTGCTCTCTTTCATAATAACAGAAACTATCACATCTCTTCACATAAAAACAAC GATGTTCTAGTGTACTGGTCTTCCTCAAGATGCCTCTCTCACCGAGACCGTCTCGCTAAGACCCTCCTCGATCTGATTCCTCACCATTCCTTCGGTAAATGTCTCAACAACGTCGGTGGTGGCTTGAACTCAGCCCTCTCTATGTATCCAGAATGCGTCGCGGACTCCAACGCCGAGCCTAAATGGTACGACCATCTACACTGCGCTATGTCACACTACAAGTTCGTCCTTGCGATCGAGAACACGGCCACTGAGTCGTACGTGACAGAGAAGCTTTTCTATGCGCTGGATTCTGGCTCTGTTCCTATCTACTTCGGAGCACCTAACGTGCAAGACTTTGTCCCTCCGCATTCTGTGATAGACGGTAGCAAGTTCGGTTCGATGAAGGAACTGGCGGCTTACGTGAAGCGGCTCGGTGATGATCCCGTGGCGTACTCGGAGTATCACGCGTGGAGGCGGTGTGGAGTAGTAGGGAACTATGGTAGAACACGCGCGGTGAGTCTAGATACGTTGCCGTGTAGATTGTGTGAAGAGGTTAGCAGAAGAGGTGGCAAGAACGCTCGAGTTTGA